A region of Lemur catta isolate mLemCat1 chromosome 22, mLemCat1.pri, whole genome shotgun sequence DNA encodes the following proteins:
- the DLC1 gene encoding rho GTPase-activating protein 7 isoform X1, translated as MGDPEAHMMARPPRAPLRRSFSDHIRDSTARALDVIWKNTRDRRLAEIEAKEACDWLRATGFPQYAQLYEDLLFPIDISLVKREHDFLDRDAIEALCRRLNTLNKCAVMKLEISPHRKRSEDSDEDEPCAISGKWTFQRDSKRWSRLEEFDVFSPKQDPIPGSPEDSHPKDGASPGGVLADLGERQEVSSVRSLSSTSSLPSHAPPSEDTATPRTNSVISVCSSSNFAGNDDSFCSLPSPKELSSFSFSMKGHEKNAKSKTRSLLKRMESLKLKGSHHGKHKAPSKLGLVISGPILHEGVDEDKLKQLNCVEISALNGNRINVPMVRKRSVSNSTQTSSSSSQSETSSAVSTPSPVTRTRSLSACNKRVGMYLEGFDPFSQSAFNNVVEQNFKNRETYPEDTVFYIPEDHKPGTFPKALSNGSFSPSGNNSSVNWRTGSFHGPGHISLRRENSSDSPKELKRRNSSSSMSSRLSIYDNVPGSILYSSSGDLADLENEDIFPELDDILYHVKGMQRIVNQWSEKFSDEGDSDSALDSVSPCPSSPKQIHLDVDNDRATPSDLDSTGNSLNEPEEPSDIPERRDSGVGASLTRSNRHRLRWHSFQSSHRPSLNSVSLQINCQSVAQMNLLQKYSLLKLTALLEKYTPSNKHGFSWAVPKFMKRIKVPDYKDRNVFGVPLTVNVQRTGQPLPQSIQQAMRYLRNHCLDQVGLFRKSGVKSRIQALRQMNEGAIDCVNYEGQSAYDVADMLKQYFRDLPEPLMTNKLSETFLQIYQYVPKDQRLQAIKAAVMLLPDDNREVLQTLLYFLSDVTAAVKENQMTPTNLAVCLAPSLFHLNTLKRENSSPRVMQRKQSLGKPDQKDLNENLAATQGLAHMIAECKKLFQVPEEMSRCRNSYTEQELKPLTLEALSRLGNADSTDYQHFLQDCVDGLFKEVKEKFKGWVSYSTSEQAELSYKKVSEGPPLRLWRSTIEVPAVPEEILKRLLKEQHLWDVDLLDSKVIEILDSQTEIYQYVQNSMAPHPARDYVVLRTWRTNLPKGACALLLTSVDHDRAPVVGVRVNVLLSRYLIEPCGPGKSKLTYICRADLRGHMPEWYTKSFGHLCAAEVVKIRDSFTNQNTETKDTKSR; from the exons GCGTCTAAATACTTTAAACAAATGTGCGGTGATGAAGCTAGAAATTAGTCCTCATCGGAAGAGA aGTGAAGATTCAGACGAGGATGAGCCTTGTGCCATAAGTGGCAAATGGACTTTCCAGAGGGACAGCAAGAGGTGGTCCCGGCTTGAAGAGTTTGATGTCTTTTCTCCAAAGCAGGATCCGATCCCCGGGTCCCCAGAGGACTCCCACCCGAAGGATGGCGCGAGCCCCGGGGGCGTGCTGGCGGACCTCGGCGAGCGCCAGGAGGTGTCCTCTGTCCGCAGCCTGAGCAGCACCAGCAGCCTCCCCAGCCACGCGCCCCCCAGCGAGGACACCGCAACCCCCCGGACTAACTCGGTCATCAGCGTCTGCTCCTCCAGCAACTTCGCGGGCAATGACGACTCTTTCTGCAGCCTGCCCTCTCCCAAGGAACTGTCCAGCTTCAGCTTTAGCATGAAAGGCCACGAGAAGAACGCCAAGTCCAAGACGCGCAGCCTGCTGAAGCGGATGGAGAGCCTGAAGCTCAAGGGTTCCCACCACGGCAAGCACAAGGCGCCTTCCAAGCTGGGCCTGGTCATCAGCGGGCCCATTCTGCACGAGGGGGTGGACGAGGACAAGCTGAAGCAGCTGAACTGCGTGGAGATCTCCGCCCTCAACGGCAACCGCATCAACGTCCCCATGGTACGAAAGAGGAGCGTCTCCAACTCCAcgcagaccagcagcagcagcagccagtcTGAGACCAGCAGCGCGGTCAGCACGCCCAGCCCTGTCACCAGGACCCGGAGCCTCAGTGCCTGCAACAAGCGGGTGGGCATGTACTTAGAGGGCTTTGATCCCTTCAGTCAGTCAGCTTTTAACAACGTGGTGGAGCAGAACTTTAAAAACCGCGAGACCTACCCGGAGGACACCGTGTTCTACATCCCTGAAGATCACAAGCCTGGCACTTTCCCCAAGGCCCTCTCCAATGGCAGTTTCTCCCCCTCGGGGAATAACAGCTCTGTGAACTGGAGGACGGGAAGCTTCCACGGCCCCGGCCACATCAGCCTACGGAGGGAAAACAGCAGCGACAGCCCTAAGGAACTAAAGAGGCGCAATTCCTCGAGCTCCATGAGCAGCCGCCTCAGCATCTATGACAACGTGCCGGGCTCCATCCTCTATTCCAGCTCAGGTGACCTGGCCGACCTGGAAAATGAGGACATCTTCCCTGAGCTGGATGACATCCTCTACCACGTGAAAGGAATGCAGCGGATAGTCAATCAGTGGTCAGAGAAGTTCTCAGATGAGGGCGACTCCGACTCGGCCCTGGACTCAGTCTCTCCGTGCCCGTCCTCACCCAAGCAGATACACCTGGATGTGGACAATGATCGGGCCACACCCAGTGACCTGGACAGCACCGGCAACTCCCTGAACGAACCTGAAGAGCCCTCCGACATCCCAGAAAGAAGGGATTCTGGGGTTGGGGCTTCCTTGACCAGGTCGAATAG GCATAGACTGAGATGGCACAGTTTCCAGAGCTCTCATCGACCGAGCCTAAACTCCGTATCACTGCAGATTAACTGCCAGTCTGTGGCCCAGATGAACCTGCTGCAGAAATACTCGCTCCTAAAGTTAACGGCCCTGCTGGAAAAATACACACCTTCTAACAAGCATGGTTTTAGCTG GGCTGTGCCCAAGTTCATGAAAAGGATCAAGGTTCCAGACTACAAGGACCGGAATGTGTTTGGGGTCCCTCTGACGGTCAACGTGCAGcgcacaggacagcccctgccGCAGAGCATTCAGCAGGCTATGCGCTACCTCCGGAACCATTGTTTGGACCAG GTTGGGCTCTTCAGAAAATCGGGGGTCAAATCCCGGATTCAAGCTCTGCGCCAGATGAATGAAGGTGCCATAGACTGTGTCAACTACGAAGGACAGTCTGCTTATGACGTGGCAGACATGCTGAAGCAGTATTTTCGAGATCTTCCTGAGCCGCTCATGACGAACAAACTCTCGGAAACCTTTCTGCAGATCTATCAAT ATGTACCCAAGGACCAGCGCCTGCAGGCCATCAAGGCGGCCGTAATGCTCCTGCCTGACGACAACCGGGAGGTTCTCCAGACCCTTCTTTATTTCTTGAGCGATGTCACAGCGGCTGTAAAAGAAAACCAGATGACTCCAACCAACCTGGCCGTGTGCTTAGCGCCTTCCCTCTTCCACCTCAACACCCTGAAGAGAGAGAATTCCTCCCCAAG GgtaatgcaaagaaaacaaagtttggGCAAACCAGATCAGAAAGATTTGAATGAAAACCTGGCTGCCACTCAGGGGCTGGCCCACATGATTGCCGAGTGCAAGAAACTTTTCCAG GTTCCTGAGGAAATGAGCCGCTGTCGTAATTCCTATACCGAACAGGAGCTGAAGCCCCTCACCCTGGAAGCCCTGAGCCGCCTGGGTAACGCTGATTCCACTGACTACCAGCACTTCCTCCAGGACTGTGTGGACGGCCTGTTCAAAGAGGTCAAAGAGAAGTTTAAAGGCTGGGTCAGCTATTCAACTTCAGAGCAGGCTGAGCTGTCCTATAAGAAG GTGAGTGAAGGACCCCCACTAAGGCTCTGGAGGTCAACCATCGAAGTACCTGCTGTGCCTGAGGAAATCTTAAAGCGCCTACTTAAAGAACAGCACCTCTGGGATGTAGACCTGTTGGATTCGAAAGTGATCGAGATCCTGGACAGCCAGACTGAAATTTACCAGTACGTCCAGAACAGCATGGCTCCCCACCCTGCTCGGGACTACGTAGTTTTGAG AACCTGGAGGACTAATTTACCTAAGGGAGCGTGTGCACTTTTACTCACCTCTGTGGATCATGACCGGGCGCCTGTGGTGGGTGTGAGGGTTAATGTGCTCTTGTCCAGGTATTTGATCGAACCCTGCGGGCCAGGAAAATCCAAACTCACCTATATATGCAGAGCTGATTTAAG GGGCCACATGCCAGAGTGGTACACAAAATCTTTTGGACATTTGTGTGCAGCTGAGGTTGTAAAAATCCGGGACTCCTTCACTAACCAGAACACTGAAACCAAAGACACCAAATCTAGGTGA
- the DLC1 gene encoding rho GTPase-activating protein 7 isoform X2 has translation MCREKPDTMILTQIEAKEACDWLRATGFPQYAQLYEDLLFPIDISLVKREHDFLDRDAIEALCRRLNTLNKCAVMKLEISPHRKRSEDSDEDEPCAISGKWTFQRDSKRWSRLEEFDVFSPKQDPIPGSPEDSHPKDGASPGGVLADLGERQEVSSVRSLSSTSSLPSHAPPSEDTATPRTNSVISVCSSSNFAGNDDSFCSLPSPKELSSFSFSMKGHEKNAKSKTRSLLKRMESLKLKGSHHGKHKAPSKLGLVISGPILHEGVDEDKLKQLNCVEISALNGNRINVPMVRKRSVSNSTQTSSSSSQSETSSAVSTPSPVTRTRSLSACNKRVGMYLEGFDPFSQSAFNNVVEQNFKNRETYPEDTVFYIPEDHKPGTFPKALSNGSFSPSGNNSSVNWRTGSFHGPGHISLRRENSSDSPKELKRRNSSSSMSSRLSIYDNVPGSILYSSSGDLADLENEDIFPELDDILYHVKGMQRIVNQWSEKFSDEGDSDSALDSVSPCPSSPKQIHLDVDNDRATPSDLDSTGNSLNEPEEPSDIPERRDSGVGASLTRSNRHRLRWHSFQSSHRPSLNSVSLQINCQSVAQMNLLQKYSLLKLTALLEKYTPSNKHGFSWAVPKFMKRIKVPDYKDRNVFGVPLTVNVQRTGQPLPQSIQQAMRYLRNHCLDQVGLFRKSGVKSRIQALRQMNEGAIDCVNYEGQSAYDVADMLKQYFRDLPEPLMTNKLSETFLQIYQYVPKDQRLQAIKAAVMLLPDDNREVLQTLLYFLSDVTAAVKENQMTPTNLAVCLAPSLFHLNTLKRENSSPRVMQRKQSLGKPDQKDLNENLAATQGLAHMIAECKKLFQVPEEMSRCRNSYTEQELKPLTLEALSRLGNADSTDYQHFLQDCVDGLFKEVKEKFKGWVSYSTSEQAELSYKKVSEGPPLRLWRSTIEVPAVPEEILKRLLKEQHLWDVDLLDSKVIEILDSQTEIYQYVQNSMAPHPARDYVVLRTWRTNLPKGACALLLTSVDHDRAPVVGVRVNVLLSRYLIEPCGPGKSKLTYICRADLRGHMPEWYTKSFGHLCAAEVVKIRDSFTNQNTETKDTKSR, from the exons GCGTCTAAATACTTTAAACAAATGTGCGGTGATGAAGCTAGAAATTAGTCCTCATCGGAAGAGA aGTGAAGATTCAGACGAGGATGAGCCTTGTGCCATAAGTGGCAAATGGACTTTCCAGAGGGACAGCAAGAGGTGGTCCCGGCTTGAAGAGTTTGATGTCTTTTCTCCAAAGCAGGATCCGATCCCCGGGTCCCCAGAGGACTCCCACCCGAAGGATGGCGCGAGCCCCGGGGGCGTGCTGGCGGACCTCGGCGAGCGCCAGGAGGTGTCCTCTGTCCGCAGCCTGAGCAGCACCAGCAGCCTCCCCAGCCACGCGCCCCCCAGCGAGGACACCGCAACCCCCCGGACTAACTCGGTCATCAGCGTCTGCTCCTCCAGCAACTTCGCGGGCAATGACGACTCTTTCTGCAGCCTGCCCTCTCCCAAGGAACTGTCCAGCTTCAGCTTTAGCATGAAAGGCCACGAGAAGAACGCCAAGTCCAAGACGCGCAGCCTGCTGAAGCGGATGGAGAGCCTGAAGCTCAAGGGTTCCCACCACGGCAAGCACAAGGCGCCTTCCAAGCTGGGCCTGGTCATCAGCGGGCCCATTCTGCACGAGGGGGTGGACGAGGACAAGCTGAAGCAGCTGAACTGCGTGGAGATCTCCGCCCTCAACGGCAACCGCATCAACGTCCCCATGGTACGAAAGAGGAGCGTCTCCAACTCCAcgcagaccagcagcagcagcagccagtcTGAGACCAGCAGCGCGGTCAGCACGCCCAGCCCTGTCACCAGGACCCGGAGCCTCAGTGCCTGCAACAAGCGGGTGGGCATGTACTTAGAGGGCTTTGATCCCTTCAGTCAGTCAGCTTTTAACAACGTGGTGGAGCAGAACTTTAAAAACCGCGAGACCTACCCGGAGGACACCGTGTTCTACATCCCTGAAGATCACAAGCCTGGCACTTTCCCCAAGGCCCTCTCCAATGGCAGTTTCTCCCCCTCGGGGAATAACAGCTCTGTGAACTGGAGGACGGGAAGCTTCCACGGCCCCGGCCACATCAGCCTACGGAGGGAAAACAGCAGCGACAGCCCTAAGGAACTAAAGAGGCGCAATTCCTCGAGCTCCATGAGCAGCCGCCTCAGCATCTATGACAACGTGCCGGGCTCCATCCTCTATTCCAGCTCAGGTGACCTGGCCGACCTGGAAAATGAGGACATCTTCCCTGAGCTGGATGACATCCTCTACCACGTGAAAGGAATGCAGCGGATAGTCAATCAGTGGTCAGAGAAGTTCTCAGATGAGGGCGACTCCGACTCGGCCCTGGACTCAGTCTCTCCGTGCCCGTCCTCACCCAAGCAGATACACCTGGATGTGGACAATGATCGGGCCACACCCAGTGACCTGGACAGCACCGGCAACTCCCTGAACGAACCTGAAGAGCCCTCCGACATCCCAGAAAGAAGGGATTCTGGGGTTGGGGCTTCCTTGACCAGGTCGAATAG GCATAGACTGAGATGGCACAGTTTCCAGAGCTCTCATCGACCGAGCCTAAACTCCGTATCACTGCAGATTAACTGCCAGTCTGTGGCCCAGATGAACCTGCTGCAGAAATACTCGCTCCTAAAGTTAACGGCCCTGCTGGAAAAATACACACCTTCTAACAAGCATGGTTTTAGCTG GGCTGTGCCCAAGTTCATGAAAAGGATCAAGGTTCCAGACTACAAGGACCGGAATGTGTTTGGGGTCCCTCTGACGGTCAACGTGCAGcgcacaggacagcccctgccGCAGAGCATTCAGCAGGCTATGCGCTACCTCCGGAACCATTGTTTGGACCAG GTTGGGCTCTTCAGAAAATCGGGGGTCAAATCCCGGATTCAAGCTCTGCGCCAGATGAATGAAGGTGCCATAGACTGTGTCAACTACGAAGGACAGTCTGCTTATGACGTGGCAGACATGCTGAAGCAGTATTTTCGAGATCTTCCTGAGCCGCTCATGACGAACAAACTCTCGGAAACCTTTCTGCAGATCTATCAAT ATGTACCCAAGGACCAGCGCCTGCAGGCCATCAAGGCGGCCGTAATGCTCCTGCCTGACGACAACCGGGAGGTTCTCCAGACCCTTCTTTATTTCTTGAGCGATGTCACAGCGGCTGTAAAAGAAAACCAGATGACTCCAACCAACCTGGCCGTGTGCTTAGCGCCTTCCCTCTTCCACCTCAACACCCTGAAGAGAGAGAATTCCTCCCCAAG GgtaatgcaaagaaaacaaagtttggGCAAACCAGATCAGAAAGATTTGAATGAAAACCTGGCTGCCACTCAGGGGCTGGCCCACATGATTGCCGAGTGCAAGAAACTTTTCCAG GTTCCTGAGGAAATGAGCCGCTGTCGTAATTCCTATACCGAACAGGAGCTGAAGCCCCTCACCCTGGAAGCCCTGAGCCGCCTGGGTAACGCTGATTCCACTGACTACCAGCACTTCCTCCAGGACTGTGTGGACGGCCTGTTCAAAGAGGTCAAAGAGAAGTTTAAAGGCTGGGTCAGCTATTCAACTTCAGAGCAGGCTGAGCTGTCCTATAAGAAG GTGAGTGAAGGACCCCCACTAAGGCTCTGGAGGTCAACCATCGAAGTACCTGCTGTGCCTGAGGAAATCTTAAAGCGCCTACTTAAAGAACAGCACCTCTGGGATGTAGACCTGTTGGATTCGAAAGTGATCGAGATCCTGGACAGCCAGACTGAAATTTACCAGTACGTCCAGAACAGCATGGCTCCCCACCCTGCTCGGGACTACGTAGTTTTGAG AACCTGGAGGACTAATTTACCTAAGGGAGCGTGTGCACTTTTACTCACCTCTGTGGATCATGACCGGGCGCCTGTGGTGGGTGTGAGGGTTAATGTGCTCTTGTCCAGGTATTTGATCGAACCCTGCGGGCCAGGAAAATCCAAACTCACCTATATATGCAGAGCTGATTTAAG GGGCCACATGCCAGAGTGGTACACAAAATCTTTTGGACATTTGTGTGCAGCTGAGGTTGTAAAAATCCGGGACTCCTTCACTAACCAGAACACTGAAACCAAAGACACCAAATCTAGGTGA
- the DLC1 gene encoding rho GTPase-activating protein 7 isoform X3 codes for MQKITEFECQSHHVVILWPWTRRLNTLNKCAVMKLEISPHRKRSEDSDEDEPCAISGKWTFQRDSKRWSRLEEFDVFSPKQDPIPGSPEDSHPKDGASPGGVLADLGERQEVSSVRSLSSTSSLPSHAPPSEDTATPRTNSVISVCSSSNFAGNDDSFCSLPSPKELSSFSFSMKGHEKNAKSKTRSLLKRMESLKLKGSHHGKHKAPSKLGLVISGPILHEGVDEDKLKQLNCVEISALNGNRINVPMVRKRSVSNSTQTSSSSSQSETSSAVSTPSPVTRTRSLSACNKRVGMYLEGFDPFSQSAFNNVVEQNFKNRETYPEDTVFYIPEDHKPGTFPKALSNGSFSPSGNNSSVNWRTGSFHGPGHISLRRENSSDSPKELKRRNSSSSMSSRLSIYDNVPGSILYSSSGDLADLENEDIFPELDDILYHVKGMQRIVNQWSEKFSDEGDSDSALDSVSPCPSSPKQIHLDVDNDRATPSDLDSTGNSLNEPEEPSDIPERRDSGVGASLTRSNRHRLRWHSFQSSHRPSLNSVSLQINCQSVAQMNLLQKYSLLKLTALLEKYTPSNKHGFSWAVPKFMKRIKVPDYKDRNVFGVPLTVNVQRTGQPLPQSIQQAMRYLRNHCLDQVGLFRKSGVKSRIQALRQMNEGAIDCVNYEGQSAYDVADMLKQYFRDLPEPLMTNKLSETFLQIYQYVPKDQRLQAIKAAVMLLPDDNREVLQTLLYFLSDVTAAVKENQMTPTNLAVCLAPSLFHLNTLKRENSSPRVMQRKQSLGKPDQKDLNENLAATQGLAHMIAECKKLFQVPEEMSRCRNSYTEQELKPLTLEALSRLGNADSTDYQHFLQDCVDGLFKEVKEKFKGWVSYSTSEQAELSYKKVSEGPPLRLWRSTIEVPAVPEEILKRLLKEQHLWDVDLLDSKVIEILDSQTEIYQYVQNSMAPHPARDYVVLRTWRTNLPKGACALLLTSVDHDRAPVVGVRVNVLLSRYLIEPCGPGKSKLTYICRADLRGHMPEWYTKSFGHLCAAEVVKIRDSFTNQNTETKDTKSR; via the exons ATGCAGAAGATAACTGAGTTTGAGTGCCAGAGCCACCACGTTGTAAtcctgtggccttggacaag GCGTCTAAATACTTTAAACAAATGTGCGGTGATGAAGCTAGAAATTAGTCCTCATCGGAAGAGA aGTGAAGATTCAGACGAGGATGAGCCTTGTGCCATAAGTGGCAAATGGACTTTCCAGAGGGACAGCAAGAGGTGGTCCCGGCTTGAAGAGTTTGATGTCTTTTCTCCAAAGCAGGATCCGATCCCCGGGTCCCCAGAGGACTCCCACCCGAAGGATGGCGCGAGCCCCGGGGGCGTGCTGGCGGACCTCGGCGAGCGCCAGGAGGTGTCCTCTGTCCGCAGCCTGAGCAGCACCAGCAGCCTCCCCAGCCACGCGCCCCCCAGCGAGGACACCGCAACCCCCCGGACTAACTCGGTCATCAGCGTCTGCTCCTCCAGCAACTTCGCGGGCAATGACGACTCTTTCTGCAGCCTGCCCTCTCCCAAGGAACTGTCCAGCTTCAGCTTTAGCATGAAAGGCCACGAGAAGAACGCCAAGTCCAAGACGCGCAGCCTGCTGAAGCGGATGGAGAGCCTGAAGCTCAAGGGTTCCCACCACGGCAAGCACAAGGCGCCTTCCAAGCTGGGCCTGGTCATCAGCGGGCCCATTCTGCACGAGGGGGTGGACGAGGACAAGCTGAAGCAGCTGAACTGCGTGGAGATCTCCGCCCTCAACGGCAACCGCATCAACGTCCCCATGGTACGAAAGAGGAGCGTCTCCAACTCCAcgcagaccagcagcagcagcagccagtcTGAGACCAGCAGCGCGGTCAGCACGCCCAGCCCTGTCACCAGGACCCGGAGCCTCAGTGCCTGCAACAAGCGGGTGGGCATGTACTTAGAGGGCTTTGATCCCTTCAGTCAGTCAGCTTTTAACAACGTGGTGGAGCAGAACTTTAAAAACCGCGAGACCTACCCGGAGGACACCGTGTTCTACATCCCTGAAGATCACAAGCCTGGCACTTTCCCCAAGGCCCTCTCCAATGGCAGTTTCTCCCCCTCGGGGAATAACAGCTCTGTGAACTGGAGGACGGGAAGCTTCCACGGCCCCGGCCACATCAGCCTACGGAGGGAAAACAGCAGCGACAGCCCTAAGGAACTAAAGAGGCGCAATTCCTCGAGCTCCATGAGCAGCCGCCTCAGCATCTATGACAACGTGCCGGGCTCCATCCTCTATTCCAGCTCAGGTGACCTGGCCGACCTGGAAAATGAGGACATCTTCCCTGAGCTGGATGACATCCTCTACCACGTGAAAGGAATGCAGCGGATAGTCAATCAGTGGTCAGAGAAGTTCTCAGATGAGGGCGACTCCGACTCGGCCCTGGACTCAGTCTCTCCGTGCCCGTCCTCACCCAAGCAGATACACCTGGATGTGGACAATGATCGGGCCACACCCAGTGACCTGGACAGCACCGGCAACTCCCTGAACGAACCTGAAGAGCCCTCCGACATCCCAGAAAGAAGGGATTCTGGGGTTGGGGCTTCCTTGACCAGGTCGAATAG GCATAGACTGAGATGGCACAGTTTCCAGAGCTCTCATCGACCGAGCCTAAACTCCGTATCACTGCAGATTAACTGCCAGTCTGTGGCCCAGATGAACCTGCTGCAGAAATACTCGCTCCTAAAGTTAACGGCCCTGCTGGAAAAATACACACCTTCTAACAAGCATGGTTTTAGCTG GGCTGTGCCCAAGTTCATGAAAAGGATCAAGGTTCCAGACTACAAGGACCGGAATGTGTTTGGGGTCCCTCTGACGGTCAACGTGCAGcgcacaggacagcccctgccGCAGAGCATTCAGCAGGCTATGCGCTACCTCCGGAACCATTGTTTGGACCAG GTTGGGCTCTTCAGAAAATCGGGGGTCAAATCCCGGATTCAAGCTCTGCGCCAGATGAATGAAGGTGCCATAGACTGTGTCAACTACGAAGGACAGTCTGCTTATGACGTGGCAGACATGCTGAAGCAGTATTTTCGAGATCTTCCTGAGCCGCTCATGACGAACAAACTCTCGGAAACCTTTCTGCAGATCTATCAAT ATGTACCCAAGGACCAGCGCCTGCAGGCCATCAAGGCGGCCGTAATGCTCCTGCCTGACGACAACCGGGAGGTTCTCCAGACCCTTCTTTATTTCTTGAGCGATGTCACAGCGGCTGTAAAAGAAAACCAGATGACTCCAACCAACCTGGCCGTGTGCTTAGCGCCTTCCCTCTTCCACCTCAACACCCTGAAGAGAGAGAATTCCTCCCCAAG GgtaatgcaaagaaaacaaagtttggGCAAACCAGATCAGAAAGATTTGAATGAAAACCTGGCTGCCACTCAGGGGCTGGCCCACATGATTGCCGAGTGCAAGAAACTTTTCCAG GTTCCTGAGGAAATGAGCCGCTGTCGTAATTCCTATACCGAACAGGAGCTGAAGCCCCTCACCCTGGAAGCCCTGAGCCGCCTGGGTAACGCTGATTCCACTGACTACCAGCACTTCCTCCAGGACTGTGTGGACGGCCTGTTCAAAGAGGTCAAAGAGAAGTTTAAAGGCTGGGTCAGCTATTCAACTTCAGAGCAGGCTGAGCTGTCCTATAAGAAG GTGAGTGAAGGACCCCCACTAAGGCTCTGGAGGTCAACCATCGAAGTACCTGCTGTGCCTGAGGAAATCTTAAAGCGCCTACTTAAAGAACAGCACCTCTGGGATGTAGACCTGTTGGATTCGAAAGTGATCGAGATCCTGGACAGCCAGACTGAAATTTACCAGTACGTCCAGAACAGCATGGCTCCCCACCCTGCTCGGGACTACGTAGTTTTGAG AACCTGGAGGACTAATTTACCTAAGGGAGCGTGTGCACTTTTACTCACCTCTGTGGATCATGACCGGGCGCCTGTGGTGGGTGTGAGGGTTAATGTGCTCTTGTCCAGGTATTTGATCGAACCCTGCGGGCCAGGAAAATCCAAACTCACCTATATATGCAGAGCTGATTTAAG GGGCCACATGCCAGAGTGGTACACAAAATCTTTTGGACATTTGTGTGCAGCTGAGGTTGTAAAAATCCGGGACTCCTTCACTAACCAGAACACTGAAACCAAAGACACCAAATCTAGGTGA